In Tachysurus fulvidraco isolate hzauxx_2018 chromosome 9, HZAU_PFXX_2.0, whole genome shotgun sequence, the sequence TTAATGTTCACTACTGTCTTGTTCAGATTAGTTTAAGTAGTAAAATGTCTGTTGGCCGAGTGAAGGTTCACTCATCTGATGTGTTTATGACGAACGCTGAGTAAAGATATGTttactgaatacatttattttacttaactCTTCAATCACAAGTTTAATCTTGTAACTGACCAAATactaatctttgtataatattaaactttttgtattatgtttcttatgttctgtgaagctgctatgagacaacgtccattgttaaaagctctatacaaataaatttgaagtgAATTGAACCAAAGCTGCTGAATCTAAATGAGAAATATCATTCAGATGagttctcacctgtttctcaGCTCTTCCTGCTGTAACTGATACAGCGTCGTGTCCTTTATGTTTATCCAACAGGCACAAAGAGCAAATACATCTCTGATCAGTACGACAGAAGATCTTCAGAACTTCATtgtgttcagagcagatcttctcttgtaGATTTCCAGAGGCTtccattaatgtgtgttttttcaaagCAGGAATTTCAAGATGAGGTTTGAGATGAGTTTCACAAAATGAAGccacacacatcagacaggaCTTGacagctttgtgttttctccctgtgcagaaatcacactccacatctccaggtccagcgtaacagtgaacaggagaagcagcttggacttcagtcttcttcagtttctccaccacttcagccagcatgttgtttctgcgtagaacaggccttggtgtgaaagtgtctctgcaatgaggacagctgtagacgtccttctgatcctcctgatcccagcagtcattaatacacaccttacagaaactgtgaccacaggaGAGAGCCACCGGAtccttcaggagatccagacacactggacaggTGAACTGATCCACTGAAAgctgatctactgaaatactcGCCTCAGCCATTTTCCTGaactcagagaaagagagagagatctcttcCGTTTTCTCTGAAACTtcctggttgtgtgtgtgtgtgtgtttgtgtttgtgtgtgtgtgtgtgtgtgtgtgtgtgtgtgtgtgtgtgtgtgtgtgagagtgagagtgagagagagagacagagagagaggaggagcaaAAACACAGTGAGGTTACAATATGAACACTCCTTTGTTAACCATTTCATCTCCCTTCAGAACATAAagcacatatttacatttactgcatttttccccatgtgactggtgtactgtattatttactggctatcagacatagactaaggatagcggagctaacaatgtgcagcgcctacaaaaggaatggctaatgttcattcagagggagtcaccgatgttaaagtaactaacaacgaggacattcctgaacacacatggccatatatgagggagatgtttgtaataattggcgtcaaaaaggattcctggcgaatgcgttgtgaattgtgtcaataaccagggggggttctagccctttattagggtggcttcagtttatctataacgttaatcggcggaaagacgcaaagacggcaaccaaaaaaagtgaaatttcactattcttattaccagagttgtcatataaaatataatatagaactcttcttgttttaaattctcactgagggctaaaaaccCCTTAAAGGTGAAATCCTAGAAttgcccctggtgtcaacccaaaaaacatggtgcttaatttaattaacattaattttgtcatttgtaaaacatcacaattatttgagttgttttcaaggacagagctggaatctccctacagtttgggatatgaccttggtgatacacttggtatacattgtatttccaaaagtattgggtcacctgacctttcctgctatatgtggttgttttctgatctcatccctactgaacaccttcggGATGAacgtgaacgctgactccaccctacctcacctatgatgtccagttaccagcatgacactaaacaggtagtagggATGGCggctttttacttaagtacatgtcagagcccatacttctttactttaacttgagaaaatgagtgtagtcactacttctacttttactggagtcttttaaaaaatgagtatctgtacttctacttgagtaaagggtgtgtgtacttttgccacctctgacatacatacatacatacatacatacatacatacactgtgaactatatatatcttgaatttttataatataaattctctatatttctccttatgtttaccttctgctctatgtttatgttctttaaagctgctttgagacaaagcccattgtaaaaagcactatacaaataaacttgaattgaattgaattgaattgaacgctgctccagctttctttgtatTCAGGAAGAgctctgtatatgtgtgtcgtttgtcctgtctgtcatgtgcagggagagaaaaaaaatatatatattttagggaaaGCTACAGTAAATCATTAAACAGGAGATCTATCCAGaatagtgcgtgtgtgtgtttgtgtttgggttctgttttttttttattgttacagaaaataaatcatctGTTTGATCAACACAGGTTTTGTTCACCATCACAACTGAATCTccataaaaaaaagctaaaatatttaataaagaatcataaaaatattaaatatatcaacCTTCTAGGACTCGTGGGTTAATAATGATATTTTGCTCCCATCACATCTGATCAATGATGATCTGCTAAGATAGAATGAAAATGTAAAGAGATTTGGTGTCCTGAGATCTCCGTCAGAATATAGTCCTGTATTCAGTGGAAACTCAGCAGGACTTTAGAGACTATTGTGAGGTAACAGTGAACCTCATAAGCagctaatgtttaaaaaatatcttttgGTAAATGGGATTAATATAAAAAGAGCAAATGCAGTAAATGATGTTTCAGACGTCTCCTTTATTGTCCTGCAACTTTTCACAGTAAACACTGTCGGAAAACCAAAAGGAGAATTTTAACTGGAAACTGGTTtggatttataataataataaattctgtgtgaaaaacaaagtttgtgagatttacaataaaattttaCACATAATTTCTCCAAATAAACAATTCCTGACAAAATCTAAAACTGATCTCTGTGAATTTTGTGTAATTCTGAAAACACATtgtgttctgtctgtctatatatctattatttgatgttaataaatgtattgttttttatggatttttttttttgttttatttattttatgagaatagaaaattaataaagtGAAGGTGATTGAAAAGTGGTGTTTGTCCGCCCTCTGGTGGTCAGAAAGAGAAATGCTCGGGTTAAATGTTCCATTGATCATAGACACCTTTCTAAAAAATTCACTTTAATCACCAGAATTATGAAATAGATCAATAATCCTAATGCAGTTGATTTCAGACATAAGAACAGAGTTACTTTACAGTCTTCAGTACGGTGCCACAAAACTATTTATTCTACAATCAGCATCagtttgtccatccatccatccatccatcttctgacccctctcgatgtggaggagcagcggctctactctgagctcctcctgagtgaccgagctcctcaccctatctctaagggagcgcccagccatcctgcggaggaaactcatttcggccgcctgtatccgggatttCGTCCTTTCGGtcgaagaaagagctgagccacaaggcgaagctctctatttaccggtcgatctacgttcctaccctcacctatggtcataaGCATCagtttgtgttaaattaaacccacaTTCATTACGACTTCCTTTCCTtctgatctctttatatgagactgacactgacacccAGTTCACACTGTTCTTCTGTGgtctgatgttttattttcaaaactTTGGTCATAATATTTAACACAAACTTATTGATTTATATGGTTCTGTTATGGTTCATCATCCAGGATGAATCTGTTTTAATTtacaacaaaaatgttttttgtgcaGCTGGATTGTGTGTTAAACAGATGATGGAGTAACAATATGATAATGTGGAGGAATGTTACACAAAACACTACATAATTTAAATTGGATCACACAATCTCACATATGGAGAACCAGACCACCAGTCAAACCTGAACCCAGcatatagaggctgagtgaatgtggtgtggactctgtggaggagcttcatggtgtcagagacactgtagaaggacagagttcctgcactgtggtccacatacactcctattctggggGATGATGGAACTCTGAGATCAGTCTTAATGTTGTTGTGATagaaagagagtgaaaaaaaagaacattccAGACTCCAGGACTGTTTGTTGCGTCCAAACCCACACTCAATACCATCTCCTTTCCTCCTGATGTCTTTATATGAGACTGATATGGACACACCAAGACcgctccactccacctcccagtaacagcgtccacacacactctccttacacaacacctgacacaaggagtcaaatctctctggatgttCAGAGAACTGCTGCTCTATCTTACTGACAGTCACTGCTCTGTTCtcctcagacagaatgaggtTACGATGTGACGTGTTGGGATCCAgagtcagagaacagaaatctaaaataaaagagataaaCAAACTGAACAATGTGAATATGTTGGGTTTAATTcatatgaagtgtgtgtgtgtgtgtatgtgtgtgtgtgtgtgtgtgtgtgtgtgtgtgtgtgtgtgtgtgtgtgtgtgtgtgtgtgtgtgtgtgtgtgtgtgtgtgttatacatttcagcaactcttctctgttctgtggATCTGGTGGTGAAAtgatctgaactgctgcagctgtggagagaaaaatgacagaaataacaGACATTTAAACGTATTTTTAACAAAAAGGTTTGTGCTGTAGGATCTCATacctataaatataatgtatcaTTTATCTTTACTGTACAGAGCAGCAATAATgagttcacaaacacaaaacacatctcATCACTTTTTATATCTTAGGAATTTCAGCACTTGTCCATCATTGTGTTTCTCCAGCAGGAGCAGCTCCTCTTACCATGTGGAgggattttgttgaattcctcctcacagaATTCCTCCAGTCTCTTCTTCAGGTCTGAGAGAGAATTcttcactccatcaaatgacaGATGTTGAGGGACACTGATGCTGGACGTGTCAAATTCTGGTCTATCTAATAGAGGAAACTGAGGTCCAGAAGCTAAAGCCTACAGAGAAGAAATGAGATGTAAGACACACTTGTGTGGTCAGACAGGGACATTTATTGCTGCTTTAATGAGAGGTGTTTTAGAGAGTGTGAGGAACATCTcactctgtagatcagacagtttgtgttacctggaggaaatggatgtgatcatgtgtgtgtgaaagcttctccagctcagtgactctcctctgaagatcatcaatctcctgctccagttgctccaggagtcgttcagctcgactcagttcagccttctcctgagctctgatcatctccgtcacctccgagcgctttttctccatgaaGCTGATCAGctcagtaaagatcctctcattgtcctccactgctgtctgtgcattgagctgttaggagacacacaacacatgaaggtccatttaaagctcatctctcattctctctcttactgggactctaaatgtctccatgttgtccatgttgtgtgtgtttctaggagcagctctgtctctgctcactgctcacctttatagtgttcacagtctgtttcagctcctgcaccttcttctgcttctcctggagtCTCTGCTGGAATTTCAGCTGCCCCTCCTTTATCTCACTCTGAGGACACATATGATGTTATAAATGATGTGGAGATAAATATTAATGACAGTTAAAGGGTTAAAGTTCACTACTGTCTTGTTCAGATTAGATTAAGTAGTAAAATGTCTGTTGGCCGAGTGAAGGTTCACTCATCTGATGTGTTTATGATGAACACTGAGTAAAGATATGTttactgaatacatttattttacttaactCTTCGATCACAAGTTTAATCTTGTAACTGACCAAATactaatctttgtataatattaaactttttgtattatgtttcttatgttctgtgaagctgctatGAGACAACGTCCagtgttaaaagctctatacaaataaatttgaagtgAATTGAACCAAAGCTGCTGAATCTAAATGAGAAATATCATTCGGATGagttctcacctgtttctcaGCTCTTCCTGCTGTAACTGATACAGCGTCGTGTCCTTTATGTTTATCCAACATGCACAAAGAGCAAATACATCTCTGATCAGTACGACAGAAGATCTTCAGAACTTCATcgtgttcagagcagatcttctcttgtaGATTTCCAGAGGCTtccattaatgtgtgtttttttaaagcaggaATTTCAAGATGAGGTTTGAGATGAGTTTCACAAAATGAAGccacacacatcagacaggacttgacggctttgtgttttctcctcatgcagaaatcacactccacatctccaggtccagcgtaacagtgatcaggagaagcagcttggacttcagtcttcttcagtttctccaccacttcagccagcatgttgtttctgcgtagaacaggccttggtgtgaaagtgtctctgcaatgaggacagctgtagacgtccttctgatcctcctgatcccagcagccattaatgcacaccttacagaaactgtgaccacagggGAGAGCCACCGGAtccttcaggagatccagacacactgaACAGATGAACTGATCCACTGAAAgctgatctactgaaatactcGCCTCAGCCATT encodes:
- the LOC125145434 gene encoding tripartite motif-containing protein 16-like, producing the protein MAEASISVDQLSVDQFICSVCLDLLKDPVALPCGHSFCKVCINGCWDQEDQKDVYSCPHCRDTFTPRPVLRRNNMLAEVVEKLKKTEVQAASPDHCYAGPGDVECDFCMRRKHKAVKSCLMCVASFCETHLKPHLEIPALKKHTLMEASGNLQEKICSEHDEVLKIFCRTDQRCICSLCMLDKHKGHDAVSVTAGRAEKQSEIKEGQLKFQQRLQEKQKKVQELKQTVNTIKLNAQTAVEDNERIFTELISFMEKKRSEVTEMIRAQEKAELSRAERLLEQLEQEIDDLQRRVTELEKLSHTHDHIHFLQALASGPQFPLLDRPEFDTSSISVPQHLSFDGVKNSLSDLKKRLEEFCEEEFNKIPPHAAAVQIISPPDPQNREELLKYFCSLTLDPNTSHRNLILSEENRAVTVSKIEQQFSEHPERFDSLCQVLCKESVCGRCYWEVEWSGLGVSISVSYKDIRRKGDGIECGFGRNKQSWSLECSFFSLSFYHNNIKTDLRVPSSPRIGVYVDHSAGTLSFYSVSDTMKLLHRVHTTFTQPLYAGFRFDWWSGSPYVRLCDPI